One window of the Tubulanus polymorphus chromosome 11, tnTubPoly1.2, whole genome shotgun sequence genome contains the following:
- the LOC141912866 gene encoding zinc metalloproteinase nas-15-like → MSGGVQAINLHPNCRIKPTILHEFGHALGLVHEHQLPDRDEYLNILYENVEPDWAIWFKRIESNLILQYEVPYDYRSIMHYGITAFSANGKQTIQAKDITKGHLIQDTWDKASFSFSDVKVINSHYECSSHCPETVKNKCPQPDSFLNKNCRCEFAYGKETDPQTEAAIVEAGPTTVVPCVDRNVFCQELARGGACNTDPGYMLQNCQVSCGICSLTSSSSPTQPTTTGPMPCLDLENQCALWASQGYCEGAYATYVHFHCKKSCDLCSTSSTTTTTTTPEPTTTQIVPCADNNVKCATWAGDGNCVGEYEGYMRDHCRDSCGICSPTTTTTTPKPTTTTTTPKPTTTTVTCVDNNGNCKTWADDGYCVGEYEGYMRDHCSDSCGICSPTTTTTIPKPTTTVACLDHNDNCQIWADEGHCVGEYEPYMSANCRKACSTCPTIA, encoded by the exons ATGTCTGGTGGCGTGCAAGCAATTAACTTACATCCTAATTGTCGCATC AAACCTACGATATTACACGAATTCGGACACGCTTTAGGACTTGTTCACGAGCATCAACTGCCCGATCGCGACGAGTATTTGAATATTCTGTACGAGAATGTCGAACCCGACTGGGCCATTTGGTTCAAGAGAATAGAATCTAATCTGATTTTACAGTACGAGGTACCGTATGACTACCGCAGTATCATGCACTACGGGATCACC GCCTTCTCGGCAAATGGTAAACAAACCATCCAAGCGAAGGACATCACGAAAGGTCATCTTATCCAGGATACCTGGGACAAAGCGTCTTTCTCGTTTTCCGACGTCAAAGTTATCAACTCGCATTACGAATGTAGCT CACATTGTCCCGAGACGGTGAAGAACAAATGCCCGCAGCCCGACTCGTTCTTGAATAAGAACTGCAGATGCGAATTCGCGT ATGGCAAAGAGACTGACCCGCAAACGGAAGCAGCAATAGTCGAAGCCGGTCCCACAACTGTTGTACCGTGCGTTGATAGAAATGTGTTTTGTCAGGAACTTGCTCGAGGCGGCGCCTGCAATACGGACCCCGGCTACATGCTCCAGAATTGTCAAGTATCGTGCGGTATTTGTTCATTAACGTCCTCCAGTTCGCCCACTCAGCCCACGACTACCGGACCGATGCCGTGTTTGGACTTGGAGAACCAATGCGCCCTGTGGGCCAGCCAAGGCTACTGCGAAGGCGCTTACGCAACGTATGTGCACTTTCACTGTAAGAAGTCTTGCGATCTTTGCTCAACGTCTTCTACGACTACAACCACGACGACACCTGAACCAACAACTACCCAAATTGTCCCTTGTGCCGACAATAATGTCAAATGTGCCACCTGGGCAGGAGATGGTAACTGTGTTGGGGAATACGAAGGTTATATGAGGGACCATTGTAGAGACTCCTGCGGAATCTGCTCCCCCACTACGACCACGACTACCCCGAAACCCACAACGACCACGACTACTCCGAAACCCACAACCACGACCGTTACATGTGTTGATAATAACGGCAATTGTAAAACTTGGGCCGATGATGGTTACTGTGTTGGAGAATACGAAGGTTATATGAGGGACCATTGTAGCGACTCTTGCGGGATATGTTCCCCAACAACGACCACGACTATCCCGAAACCCACAACAACTGTCGCTTGTCTCGATCATAACGACAACTGTCAAATTTGGGCCGACGAAGGTCACTGCGTCGGAGAATATGAACCGTATATGAGCGCGAATTGTAGGAAAGCTTGCTCCACATGTCCGACGATCGCTTAA